In Pyrus communis chromosome 8, drPyrComm1.1, whole genome shotgun sequence, one genomic interval encodes:
- the LOC137742123 gene encoding E3 ubiquitin-protein ligase UPL1-like isoform X1, whose protein sequence is MKLKRRAVEVPPKIRSFINRVTAVPSENIEEPLKGFIWEFDKGDFHHWVDLFNHFDSFFEKHIKSRKDLQVDDNFLDTDPPFPREAVLQVLRVIRIILENCTNKHFYSSYEQHLSSLLACTDADVVEGCLQTLAAFLKKTVGKYSIRDAALNSKLFALAQGWGGKEEGLGLIASVIQNDCDPVAYKLGCTLHLEFYASNDSTGDIPANQGLQIIHLPNINTHPETDLELLCKLIAEYKVPSSLRFSLLTRLRFARAFGSVATRQQYACIRLYAFIVLVQANSDADDLVSFFNTEPEFINELVSLLSFEDVVPEKIRILCLLSLVALCQDRSRQPTVLTAVTSGGHRGILSSLMQKAIDFVTRDTSKWSVVFADALLSLVTVLVSSSSGCSAMREAGFIPTLLPLLKDTNPQHLHLVSTSVHILEAFMDYSNPAAALFRDLGGLDDTISRLQVEVSHVENGSKHEDDDSDIIGSSAQVAVGTSTELDSMQPLYSEPLVSYHRRLLMKALLRAISLGTYAPGSTAHVYGSEESLLPQCLCIIFKRAKDFGGGVFSLAATVMSDLIHKDPTCFPVLDAAGLPSAFLDAIMDGVLCSAEAITCIPQCLDALCLNTTNGLQAVKDCNALRCFVKIFTSRTYLKALTSDTPGSLSSGLDELMRHASSLRGPGVDMLIEILNAISKIGHGVDASYMSIDPLGSSTPVPMETDGEERNLVMSDNGESSKTESSEQTVEPPSDSSVGNVEIFLPDCVSNVARLLETILQNGDTCRIFVEKKGVEAVLQLFTLPLMPPSVSVGQSISVAFKNFSPQHSASLARAVCSFLREHLKSTNELLVSVGGTQLALVESAKQTQVLRHLSSLEAILSLSNVLLKGTTTVVSELGAAVADVLKDLGSTYREIIWQISLCNDVKSDEKTNAEQEPESAEAAPTNASGRESDDDANIPMVRYMNPVSIRNQPLWGGEREFLSVVRSGEGLHRRSRNGFTRIRGGRTGRHLEALNVDSESSSTVSETSTSQDLKKRSPDVLVIEILNKLASTLRSFFTALVKGFTSPNRRRVDSGSLSLVSKTLGTALAKIFLESLSFSGHSTSTGLDTSLSVKCRYLGKVVDDMVSLTFDSRRRTCYTATVNNFYVHGTFKELLTTFEATSQLLWTLPYSVSTSGIDPERTGEGSKLSHSSWLLDTLQSYCRVLEYFVNSSLLLSTTSASQAQLLVQQPVAVGLSIGLFPVPRDPEVFIRMLQSQVLDVILPVWNHPMFPNCSPDFIASIVSLVMHVYSGVGDVKQNRSGIAGSTNQRLTPPLDENTITTIVEMGFPRARAEEALRRVETNSVEMAMEWLFSHPEDPVQDDDELARALALSLGNSSDASKAESVEKSVDVLAEEGCVKAPPVDDVLAASVKLLQSNDTMAFPLTDLLVTLSNQNKGEDRPRVVSYLTQQLKNCPLDFSNDTSALSMVSHVIALLLSEDGSTREVAAQYGIVTTATDILMNFKGKDESGNELLVPKCISALLLILDNMLQSRSRISEKVEDTQTGPLPELSGERVSIPASDTEKKQLMDAYEKDSATAFEKVLGKSTGYLTMEESHKVLAVACDLIKQHVPAMIMQAVLQLCARLTKTHALALQFLENGGLAALFGLPRSCFFPGYDTVASAIVRHLLEDPQTLQTAMELEIRQALSGNRHGGRTSARTFLTSMAPVISRDPVVFMKAASAVCQLETSGGRTFVLLLKEKEKEKEKSKAVGDEAGLSSNECVRISENKIHDGSGKCAKSHKKIPANLTQVIDQLLEIVFKYHFPNSQEDYSNNPSAMEVDEPTMKVKGKSKVDETRKVESESERSAGLAKVTFVLKLLSDILLMYVHAVGVILKRDLEMTQLRGSNQTDGLGHGGILHHVTHRLLPLTIDKSAGPDEWRDKLSEKASWFLVVLCGRSSEGRRRVISELVKALSSFSNLGCTSTKSILLPDKSVYAFVDLVYSILSKNSSSSNLPGSGFSPDIAKSMIDGGMIQCLTGILRVIDLDHPDAPKTVNLILKTLESLTRAANASEQYFKSDETGKKKSTGLNGRSDDQVTAPSADTTVGDNQNASSEQGVRDVIQVVQGDQGTSESEGNPDANPNQLVELDMRIEVEGPIASNPPMELGMDFMREGMDEGNVLHNTDQIEMSFRVENRADDDMADLENDMGDDGEDDDEGEDMADLENDMGDDGEDDEDDDEGEDEDEDIAEDGGGMMSLADTDVEDHDDTGLGDGYNDGMIDEDDDDFHENRVIEVRWREALDGLDHLQVLGQPGAGSGLIDVAAEPFEGVNVDDLFALRGPIGFDRRRQTSRSSFERSGAEANGFQHPLLLRPSQSGDLVSMWSAGGNSSRDLEALSSGSFDVAHFYMFDAPVLPYDHVPSNLFGDRLSGAAPPPLTDYSVGMDSLQLSGRRGPGDGRWTDDGQPQAGPQAAAIAQAVEEHFISQLRSLAPADIPAERQSQNSGVQEKQPDLPPLSDSQVAGERNDSHERNEDQRQDGVDETTHQVNSSSETAPCQEQVNPESIVEGAGEFLQVPEPMSIMPPSTNSTPSDSMDIGDGNGAAGEQVGSVAGSVNSSAEISAGLQCERGSVPSNPHDVTVEAVGYDRSSRAEGQVGNVSASLGFNVPNPDEPSRENTTVAPEANQAEQDLNNEAAGANAIDPTFLEALPEYLRAEVLASQQAQPVQPPSSAPPSADDIDPEFLAALPPDIQAEVLAQQREQRVAHQAEGQPVDMDNASIIATFPADLREEVLLTSSEAVLSGLPSPLLVEAQMLRDRAMSHYQARSLFGTSQRLNNRRNGLGYDRQMVMDRGVGVTIGRRAVSALADSLKVKEIEGEPLLDADELKALIRLLRLAQPLGKGLLQRLLLNLCTHSVTRAILVRHLLDMIKSEAEGSVGGLAAINAQRLYGCNSNVVYGRSQLLDGLPPLVLRRILEILTYLATNHSAVANMLFFFDFSGVPESLSPIRMETKKDKGKEKIGEGGSSSKPSGNTQDADIPLILFLKLLDRPHYGTADLEQVMGLLQVVVYNSASKLEGQSQSEKADKPVGEASGDGQKVPPLESESNQGEKPVSGESSTSDVKRSTDTYNVFLKLPGSDLHNLCSLLGREGLSDKLYMLAGEVLKKLASVAAPHRKLFVSALSELAHRLSASAVGELVTLRNTHMLGLSAGSMAGLAILRVLQALCSLTSPRAGENSGLENDAEQEEHAIMWKLNVALEPLWLELSNCISATETALGQSSFCRTMSIVNTGDHAQGSSSSPLPPGTQRLLPFMEAFFVLCEKLQENLSTMLQDQANVTAREVKESSGNSDPSTTKCHSCGDSQRKLDGAITFTKFAEKHRRLLNAFIRQNPGLLEKSLTMMLKAPRLIDFDNKRAYFRSRIRQQHEQHLSGPLRISVRRAYVLEDSYNQLRMRPTLDMKGRLNVQFQGEEGIDAGGLTREWYQLLSRVIFDKGALLFTTVGNNATFQPNPNSVYQTEHLSYFKFVGRVVAKALFDGQLLDVYFTRSFYKHILGVKVTYHDIEAVDPDYYKNLKWMLENDVSDIPDLTFSMDADEEKHILYEKNEVTDYELKPGGRNIRVTEETKHEYVDLVAEHILTNAIRPQITSFLKGFEELVPRELISIFNDKELELLISGLPEIDLADLKANTEYTGYTSSSDVVKWFWDVVESFDKEDMARLLQFVTGTSKVPLEGFRALQGISGPQKFQIHKAYGAPDRLPSAHTCFNQLDLPEYTTKEQLHERLILAIHEASEGFGFG, encoded by the exons GGAGATTTCCATCATTGGGTTGATCTTTTCAACCattttgattcattttttgAGAAGCACATAAAATCCAGGAAGGATTTGCAGGTTGATGATAATTTTCTAGACACTGATCCTCCTTTTCCGAGAGAAGCTGTTCTTCAAGTTCTCCGTGTAATAAGGATAATTTTGGAGAATTGCACAAATAAGCACTTCTACAGTTCTTATGAG CAGCATCTTTCATCTCTGCTTGCTTGCACTGATGCGGATGTGGTTGAGGGTTGCCTGCAGACATTGGCTgcatttttaaagaaaacagTTGGAAAGTATTCCATTAGAGATGCTGCACTAAATTCAAAGTTATTCGCTCTTGCACAAGGTTGGGGGGGAAAAGAAGAGGGTCTTGGATTAATTGCTAGTGTAATACAGAATGATTGTGACCCTGTTGCTTACAAGTTAGGCTGCACCCTTCATCTTGAGTTCTATGCATCAAATGATTCAACAGGTGACATCCCTGCCAACCAAGGTTTACAAATCATTCACTTACCTAACATCAATACTCATCCAGAGACGGATCTTGAGCTTTTGTGTAAGTTAATTGCCGAGTACAAAGTACCCTCTAGCTTAAGATTTTCTTTATTGACAAGATTGCGGTTTGCAAGGGCTTTTGGCTCTGTAGCTACTCGGCAGCAGTATGCATGCATCCGCTTGTATGCCTTCATAGTTCTTGTTCAAGCAAATAGTGATGCTGACGACcttgtttctttcttcaacaCTGAACCTGAGTTTATCAATGAATTAGTGTCGTTGTTGAGCTTTGAGGATGTGGTTCCTGAGAAAATTCGAATTCTCTGTCTTCTTTCACTGGTTGCTCTTTGTCAAGATCGATCCCGGCAGCCTACTGTTTTGACTGCTGTCACATCTGGTGGGCATCGTGGTATCCTGTCCAGTCTCATGCAGAAGGCCATTGATTTTGTCACCAGAGATACGTCAAAGTGGTCTGTTGTTTTTGCTGACGCTCTATTATCTCTTGTCACAGTTTTGGTGTCATCATCATCAGGTTGTTCAGCCATGCGTGAAGCTGGTTTTATTCCCACCCTTCTGCCTTTGCTTAAAGATACAAACCCGCAACACCTTCATTTGGTCAGCACATCTGTGCACATTTTAGAAGCTTTTATGGATTACAGTAATCCTGCTGCTGCATTGTTTCGGGATTTGGGTGGTTTAGACGATACAATCTCTCGCCTACAGGTGGAAGTGTCTCATGTAGAAAATGGCTCAAAgcatgaagatgatgattctgACATCATTGGGAGTAGTGCACAAGTAGCTGTAGGAACTTCTACAGAGCTAGACAGCATGCAGCCTTTGTATTCAGAACCACTGGTTTCATATCACAGACGATTGCTTATGAAAGCTCTATTGCGTGCTATATCCCTGGGGACTTATGCCCCTGGAAGTACTGCTCATGTTTATGGCTCAGAGGAGAGTCTATTGCCACAATGCTTATGCATAATATTTAAAAGGGCAAAGGATTTTGGTGGTGGGGTATTCTCACTTGCGGCAACTGTCATGAGTGATCTAATACACAAAGATCCTACCTGTTTTCCAGTTTTAGATGCAGCAGGCCTTCCTTCTGCCTTCTTGGATGCTATAATGGATGGTGTTCTTTGCTCTGCAGAAGCCATTACATGCATACCACAGTGTCTAGATGCCCTATGTTTAAATACTACTAATGGTCTTCAGGCTGTGAAAGATTGCAATGCTTTGAGGTGCTTTGTGAAGATATTTACTTCAAGAACTTATCTGAAGGCCCTGACCAGTGACACACCAGGTTCGTTATCTAGTGGATTGGATGAGTTAATGCGCCACGCTTCCTCATTGCGTGGGCCTGGAGTGGATATGCTGATTGAGATCTTAAATGCCATTTCAAAAATTGGACATGGGGTTGATGCTTCATACATGTCAATTGATCCTTTGGGCTCTTCTACTCCTGTTCCCATGGAAACAGATGGAGAAGAGAGGAATTTGGTCATGTCTGATAATGGGGAATCATCCAAAACGGAAAGTTCAGAGCAGACTGTGGAGCCACCTTCTGATTCTTCAGTGGGGAATGTTGAAATATTTCTTCCTGACTGTGTGAGCAATGTTGCTCGTCTTCTTGAAACAATACTTCAGAATGGTGACACATGTCGTATATTTGTGGAGAAGAAGGGGGTTGAAGCTGTCCTGCAGTTATTTACCTTGCCCTTGATGCCTCCTTCTGTTTCAGTTGGCCAGAGTATTTCTGTCGCATTTAAGAACTTCTCACCACAACATTCTGCTTCTTTGGCTCGGGCAGTATGTTCATTCTTGAGAGAGCATCTGAAATCAACAAATGAACTTTTAGTTTCAGTTGGAGGGACTCAACTTGCTTTGGTGGAATCTGCGAAGCAAACTCAAGTTTTAAGACATCTTTCCAGTCTTGAAGCTATTCTGTCTCTGTCTAATGTTCTGTTGAAAGGGACGACTACTGTGGTGTCTGAACTGGGTGCAGCAGTTGCTGATGTATTGAAAGATCTCGGGAGCACCTACCGGGAAATAATTTGGCAAATCTCCCTGTGCAATGATGTCAAGTCAGATGAGAAGACCAATGCTGAACAAGAACCAGAGAGTGCTGAGGCAGCTCCGACTAATGCTTCTGGAAGGGagagtgatgatgatgctaATATTCCAATGGTGAGATATATGAACCCAGTTTCTATCAGGAATCAGCCCTTGTGGGGTGGAGAACGCGAGTTTCTATCAGTTGTTCGCTCTGGTGAAGGTTTGCACCGTCGTAGTCGTAATGGTTTTACACGCATAAGGGGTGGAAGGACAGGCCGGCATTTGGAGGCTTTAAATGTTGATTCTGAATCTTCCTCAACAGTATCAGAGACATCTACTTCCCAAGATTTGAAAAAGAGAAGTCCTGATGTTCTTGTGATAGAAATCCTCAACAAGCTGGCTTCCACACTGCGTTCCTTCTTCACAGCTCTTGTCAAGGGATTCACATCACCAAATCGGCGTAGAGTTGACTCTGGGTCGTTGAGTTTGGTTTCCAAGACTCTTGGAACTGCCCTAGCTAAAATATTTCTCGAGTCTCTTAGCTTCTCTGGGCATTCTACATCAACTGGGCTCGATACATCACTGTCAGTCAAGTGTCGATATCTTGGCAAAGTTGTCGATGATATGGTATCGCTTACATTTGACAGCAGGCGACGTACTTGTTATACTGCAACAGTAAATAATTTCTATGTCCATGGTACTTTTAAGGAGCTGCTTACAACATTTGAAGCTACTAGTCAGTTGTTGTGGACACTACCATACTCCGTGTCAACGTCAGGTATTGATCCTGAAAGGACAGGTGAAGGAAGTAAACTGTCCCACAGTTCGTGGCTGCTTGATACTTTACAGAGCTATTGCCGTGTGCTCGAGTATTTTGTTAATTCTTCTTTACTCTTATCCACAACCTCTGCTTCTCAAGCACAGTTGCTTGTTCAGCAGCCAGTTGCAGTTGGTTTGTCAATTGGGCTTTTCCCTGTGCCAAGGGACCCAGAAGTTTTTATTCGTATGCTGCAGTCTCAAGTTCTTGATGTGATACTTCCTGTCTGGAACCACCCTATGTTTCCAAATTGTAGTCCAGATTTCATTGCTTCTATTGTCTCGCTTGTCATGCATGTATATTCTGGTGTTGGAGATGTGAAGCAGAATCGCAGTGGCATTGCTGGAAGTACAAACCAGCGATTGACCCCACCACTTGATGAAAATACTATTACCACCATTGTTGAGATGGGTTTTCCAAGGGCTAGGGCAGAGGAAGCTCTTAGGCGGGTGGAAACAAATAGCGTTGAAATGGCCATGGAGTGGCTCTTTAGTCATCCTGAGGATCCTGTGCAGGATGATGATGAACTGGCTCGAGCACTTGCTCTTTCACTGGGAAATTCGTCAGATGCATCTAAAGCTGAGAGTGTTGAAAAGTCTGTTGATGTGCTGGCAGAAGAGGGTTGTGTGAAAGCTCCTCCTGTTGATGATGTCCTTGCAGCGTCGGTTAAATTACTTCAAAGTAATGATACCATGGCATTCCCTTTGACAGATTTGCTTGTGACACTTAGCAACCAGAACAAAGGGGAAGACCGTCCAAGAGTTGTATCTTATCTTACTCAGCAGCTAAAGAATTGTCCATTGGATTTTTCTAATGATACCAGTGCGTTGAGTATGGTGTCGCATGTTATTGCATTACTTCTTTCTGAGGATGGAAGCACAAGGGAAGTCGCTGCACAGTATGGTATTGTGACTACTGCAACAGATATCTTGATGAACTTTAAGGGCAAAGATGAGTCAGGCAATGAGCTTCTTGTCCCAAAATGTATCAGTGCTCTACTGCTTATTTTGGATAACATGTTGCAATCAAGGTCCAGAATTTCTGAAAAGGTTGAAGATACTCAGACAGGGCCTTTACCTGAATTATCTGGAGAGCGTGTGTCAATCCCTGCATCAGATACAGAGAAAAAACAGCTTATGGATGCCTATGAAAAGGATTCTGCCACAGCATTTGAGAAAGTATTGGGGAAATCTACCGGTTATTTGACTATGGAAGAGAGTCATAAAGTGCTAGCAGTTGCTTGTGACTTGATAAAGCAGCATGTCCCAGCAATGATCATGCAGGCTGTTTTACAATTATGTGCACGCTTGACAAAAACTCATGCTctagctttacaattccttgaAAATGGAGGCTTGGCAGCTCTATTTGGCCTTCCAAGAAGTTGTTTTTTCCCGGGATATGATACTGTTGCATCTGCTATTGTTCGCCATCTCCTTGAAGATCCACAAACACTGCAAACAGCAATGGAATTGGAGATTCGCCAAGCCCTGAGTGGAAACAGGCATGGTGGGCGCACTTCTGCACGAACATTCTTGACATCAATGGCACCTGTAATCTCTAGAGATCCAGTAGTTTTTATGAAAGCTGCTTCTGCAGTTTGTCAGTTGGAGACATCAGGAGGTAGAACCTTTGTTCTGTTATTGaaggaaaaagagaaggaaaaggaaaaatctaaaGCAGTAGGTGATGAGGCTGGATTATCTTCCAATGAGTGTGTACGGATTTCTGAAAATAAGATACATGATGGATCTGGTAAATGTGCAAAAAGTCACAAGAAGATCCCTGCCAATCTCACTCAAGTGATAGATCAGCTTCTTGAAATAGTCTTCAAATACCATTTCCCAAATAGCCAGGAAGACTATTCGAATAACCCATCCGCTATGGAAGTAGATGAACCCACTATGAAGGTGAAGGGTAAATCAAAGGTTGACGAGACAAGGAAAGTGGAGTCAGAATCTGAAAGATCTGCAGGGTTGGCTAAAGTTACCTTTGTTCTCAAATTACTGAGTGATATCCTTCTTATGTATGTACATGCAGTTGGGGTTATACTTAAACGGGATTTAGAAATGACTCAGTTGCGGGGATCTAATCAAACAGATGGTCTTGGACATGGTGGTATACTTCACCATGTAACTCATCGATTGCTTCCACTCACCATTGATAAATCTGCTGGACCTGATGAATGGAGAGACAAACTGTCCGAAAAAGCTTCTTGGTTCCTGGTAGTTCTGTGTGGTCGTTCCAGTGAAGGGCGCAGACGAGTAATTAGTGAACTTGTAAAGGCTTTATCCTCGTTTTCGAATTTGGGATGTACTTCCACCAAGAGCATCTTATTACCGGATAAAAGCGTTTATGCTTTTGTTGATTTGGTGTAttcaattttgtctaaaaatTCATCATCCAGCAACTTACCTGGTTCTGGGTTTTCACCAGACATAGCAAAAAGCATGATAGATGGGGGAATGATTCAGTGTCTGACTGGTATCCTCCGGGTGATTGACTTAGACCATCCTGATGCTCCCAAAACTGTGAATTTGATACTCAAGACGTTAGAAAGCCTAACAAGGGCTGCTAATGCTAGTGAGCAATACTTTAAATCTGATGAGACGGGCAAGAAAAAATCCACAGGGTTGAATGGAAGATCTGATGATCAGGTAACTGCCCCATCAGCTGATACTACTGTGGGGGATAATCAGAATGCAAGCAGTGAACAGGGTGTGAGAGACGTCATACAGGTTGTTCAAGGGGATCAAGGAACTTCTGAAAGTGAAGGTAATCCTGATGCAAATCCGAACCAGTTGGTGGAACTAGATATGAGGATAGAAGTTGAAGGACCAATAGCTTCTAATCCACCGATGGAGCTTGGGATGGATTTCATGCGTGAGGGGATGGATGAAGGTAATGTACTACACAACACTGATCAAATTGAGATGTCTTTTCGTGTTGAGAATAGGGCAGATGATGACATGGCTGATTTAGAAAACGACATGGGTGATGATGGTGAGGATGACGATGAGGGAGAGGACATGGCTGATTTAGAAAATGACATGGGTGATGATGGTGAggatgatgaggatgatgatgagggagaggatgaggatgaggataTAGCAGAGGACGGTGGTGGCATGATGTCACTTGCTGATACTGATGTGGAAGACCATGATGATACCGGCTTGGGAGATGGTTACAATGATGGGATgattgatgaagatgatgatgattttCATGAGAATCGTGTCATAGAAGTGAGATGGAGAGAAGCCCTTGATGGGCTTGATCATTTGCAGGTACTTGGACAACCTGGAGCTGGAAGTGGTCTCATTGATGTTGCTGCTGAACCTTTTGAAGGTGTTAATGTGGATGACTTGTTTGCTCTGAGAGGGCCGATAGGTTTTGATCGCCGCCGTCAGACAAGTAGGTCTTCCTTTGAGCGATCTGGTGCAGAAGCAAATGGATTTCAACATCCTCTCCTTTTAAGACCATCCCAGTCTGGGGATTTGGTCTCAATGTGGTCAGCAGGTGGAAATTCATCCAGGGATTTAGAAGCTCTGTCATCAGGGAGCTTTGATGTTGCTCATTTCTACATGTTTGATGCTCCTGTTCTACCTTATGATCACGTACCAAGCAATCTTTTTGGTGACCGGTTGAGTGGTGCAGCACCCCCACCGTTGACTGATTATTCAGTAGGTATGGACTCATTGCAGTTATCGGGGCGAAGAGGGCCAGGTGATGGTCGATGGACTGATGATGGCCAGCCTCAAGCAGGTCCTCAAGCTGCTGCTATTGCACAAGCAGTGGAGGAACACTTTATATCGCAATTACGCAGTCTTGCTCCAGCTGATATCCCTGCTGAACGACAGTCCCAGAACTCAGGAGTGCAGGAGAAACAGCCAGATCTCCCTCCTTTAAGTGATAGTCAAGTAGCAGGGGAGCGCAATGACAGCCATGAAAGAAACGAAGATCAGCGTCAAGACGGGGTTGATGAAACAACACATCAAGTTAACTCAAGTTCTGAAACTGCTCCCTGTCAAGAACAAGTCAATCCAGAATCTATAGTCGAAGGTGCAGGGGAGTTCTTACAGGTACCTGAACCAATGTCAATTATGCCACCTTCAACCAACAGTACACCAAGTGATAGCATGGACATTGGTGATGGAAATGGTGCTGCTGGTGAGCAAGTAGGGTCGGTGGCAGGTTCTGTCAACTCGTCTGCAGAAATAAGTGCTGGTTTACAATGTGAACGGGGTTCTGTGCCTTCTAATCCCCATGATGTTACTGTGGAGGCTGTGGGTTATGATAGATCCTCAAGAGCAGAGGGTCAGGTTGGTAATGTGTCGGCAAGTTTGGGTTTCAATGTGCCTAATCCAG ATGAACCATCAAGGGAAAACACAACTGTTGCTCCAGAAGCTAATCAGGCTGAACAAGATTTGAATAATGAGGCCGCTGGTGCTAATGCAATTGATCCGACCTTCTTGGAGGCTTTACCTGAATATTTGAGGGCCGAAGTTCTTGCTTCGCAACAAGCTCAGCCAGTTCAACCTCCATCTTCTGCGCCACCTTCTGCAGATGACATTGATCCTGAGTTTTTAGCAGCCCTTCCTCCAGATATCCAAGCAGAAGTTTTGGCTCAACAAAGAGAACAAAGGGTTGCACATCAGGCTGAGGGACAACCAGTTGACATGGACAACGCTTCAATAATTGCTACTTTTCCTGCTGATTTACGTGAAGAG GTACTTTTAACTTCTTCAGAAGCAGTTCTGTCTGGATTGCCTTCTCCATTGCTCGTTGAAGCCCAAATGCTAAGAGACCGAGCAATGAGTCATTATCAGGCTCGCAGCCTTTTTGGAACCAGCCAGAGGCTAAATAACCGGAGAAATGGATTGGGTTATGATCGGCAGATGGTAATGGACAGAGGTGTTGGAGTCACAATTGGCCGGAGGGCAGTTTCTGCTCTTGCAGACAGCTTAAAGGTTAAGGAAATCGAAGGAGAGCCACTTCTGGATGCCGATGAATTGAAAGCTTTAATTAGGCTATTACGATTAGCGCAG CCACTTGGCAAAGGACTCTTGCAGAGGCTCTTGTTGAACTTATGTACCCATAGCGTTACACGAGCAATCTTAGTTCGTCATTTGCTTGATATGATCAAATCTGAGGCTGAGGGCTCAGTCGGTGGATTAGCAGCTATTAATGCCCAAAGGCTTTACGGTTGCAATTCAAATGTTGTTTATGGGCGATCACAGTTGTTAGATG GTCTTCCTCCCTTGGTGCTACGTCGAATTCTTGAGATCTTGACTTATTTGGCCACAAATCATTCTGCTGTGGcaaatatgttatttttctttgatttctctGGTGTTCCTGAGTCATTAAGCCCTATCCGTATGGAAACCAAGAAGGACAAAGGCAAGGAGAAAATTGGAGAAGGAGGATCTTCATCAAAACCGTCTGGAAACACCCAGGATGCGGACATTCCCCTGATATTGTTCCTGAAGCTCCTGGACCGACCTCATTATGGCACTGCTGATCTTGAGCAG GTGATGGGCCTGCTTCAGGTTGTTGTGTATAATTCAGCTTCAAAATTAGAGGGCCAGTCTCAATCTGAGAAGGCAGATAAGCCTGTTGGTGAAGCTTCAGGAGATGGTCAAAAGGTTCCTCCTTTGGAATCAGAATCTAATCAGGGAGAGAAGCCTGTTAGTGGTGAATCATCAACTTCAGATGTAAAGAGGAGTACGGATACATATAATGTTTTCTTGAAGCTACCAGGATCTGATCTACACAATCTTTGCAGCCTTCTTGGTCGTGAGGG GCTTTCAGATAAACTTTATATGCTTGCTGGTGAGGTCTTGAAGAAGTTGGCCTCAGTTGCAGCACCCCATCGAAAACTATTTGTCTCAGCGCTGTCAGAACTGGCTCATCGTTTGAGTGCCTCAGCTGTTGGTGAGCTTGTCACTCTCCGGAACACACATATGCTGGGTTTGAGTGCTGGATCAATGGCTGGGTTAGCAATCTTACGTGTATTACAAGCACTTTGCTCTCTCACTTCACCTAGGGCTGGTGAGAATTCAGGATTGGAGAATGATGCGGAGCAGGAGGAGCATGCCATCATGTGGAAGCTAAATGTTGCACTTGAGCCACTGTGGCTAGAATTAAGCAACTGTATAAGTGCGACTGAAACAGCACTGGGTCAGAGTTCTTTTTGTCGAACCATGTCTATAGTAAATACTGGGGACCATGCACAGGGTTCTTCTTCGTCTCCTCTCCCTCCTGGAACCCAGAGACTCCTGCCTTTTATGGAGGCCTTTTTTGTTCTGTGTGAAAAGCTACAAGAGAACCTCTCTACTATGCTGCAAGACCAGGCGAATGTGACTGCAAGAGAAGTCAAAGAGTCCTCTGGAAACTCAGATCCTTCAACTACCAAGTGCCACAGTTGTGGGGATTCTCAGAGAAAGCTTGATGGTGCTATTACATTTACAAAGTTCGCTGAGAAGCATCGCCGGCTTTTAAATGCTTTTATCAGACAGAATCCAGGTTTGTTGGAGAAATCCCTTACTATGATGCTGAAGGCACCAAGGCTAATTGATTTTGATAACAAAAGAGCGTATTTCCGGTCAAGAATTAGGCAGCAGCATGAGCAACATCTCTCTGGTCCTCTGAGAATAAGTGTTCGGCGGGCTTACGTTTTGGAGGATTCTTATAATCAGTTGCGCATGCGGCCTACTCTGGACATGAAGGGACGATTAAATGTCCAATTCCAAGGGGAAGAGGGTATTGATGCTGGAGGTCTGACACGAGAGTGGTATCAATTACTGTCAAGGGTCATATTCGACAAGGGGGCATTGCTTTTCACCACCGTAGGAAACAATGCAACTTTCCAGCCAAACCCTAATTCTGTCTACCAGACAGAACATCTGTCTTATTTTAAATTTGTGGGCCGTGTG GTTGCAAAGGCACTTTTTGATGGGCAACTTTTGGATGTTTATTTCACTCGATCCTTCTATAAGCATATACTCGGTGTAAAGGTGACTTACCATGATATAGAGGCTGTGGATCCTGATTACTACAAGAATTTAAAGTGGATGTTAGAG AATGATGTGAGTGATATTCCTGACCTGACGTTTAGCATGGATGCGGATGAAGAAAAGCATATCCTTTATGAGAAAAACGAG GTTACTGATTATGAGCTGAAACCTGGAGGAAGAAATATTCGGGTTACAGAAGAGACGAAGCACGAGTATGTTGACCTTGTAGCTGAACATATCTTGACAAATGCTATCCGACCTCAAATTACTTCCTTCCTGAAGGGGTTTGAGGAATTGGTCCCGCGAGAGCTTATCTCTATTTTCAATGACAAGGAGCTTGAGCTACTTATCAGTGGTCTTCCAGAGATAGATT TGGCTGATTTGAAGGCCAATACCGAGTACACTGGCTACACATCATCATCTGATGTTGTTAAATGGTTCTGGGACGTGGTTGAAAGTTTCGACAAGGAGGACATGGCAAGACTACTGCAATTTGTGACTGGAACATCAAAG GTTCCATTGGAAGGTTTCAGGGCTTTGCAAGGTATCTCTGGTCCTCAGAAATTTCAGATCCACAAGGCTTATGGAGCTCCTGACAGACTACCTTCTGCTCATACATG CTTTAACCAGCTTGACCTTCCTGAGTACACCACCAAAGAACAGCTTCACGAACGATTAATACTTGCTATTCATGAAGCTAGTGAAGGATTTGGCTTTGGTTGA